In Corynebacterium nuruki S6-4, the following proteins share a genomic window:
- a CDS encoding ABC transporter permease — translation MFIALRELRSAWGRFTMIGVVVALVAALVGMVSGFTIGLGNDTVSALRSFNVHSVAFATGTSDFNRSTVSGHDVDAWTSRDDVTAEPLGVSMVRGEVTDSDSTTVDMATFGTDPSGALTPDITDGAPATRPGEIVVSSKLLDEGLSVGDEITVDNTDLTVRVVGVTGVSSYGHVPAAYTSLDTWRQLRYGTVDLDARQQGTASAVVITEGDAPDTLGGTEVLDSSAMLEAAPGYAGEKLTMNSILAFLYVIAPLIVAAFFAVWILQRQNVYALQRALGVSRLRLVGATLAQAAIVVTASTVVGSAVAYGLGVLLGDAVPFDLTATSLVATTLAVTAASLVGAAATLRWVVAADPMTMLGESR, via the coding sequence ATGTTCATCGCCCTACGGGAACTGCGCTCAGCCTGGGGCCGGTTCACCATGATCGGGGTCGTCGTCGCCCTCGTCGCGGCGCTGGTGGGAATGGTCTCCGGCTTCACCATCGGCCTCGGCAACGACACGGTCTCCGCCCTGAGATCCTTCAACGTACATTCCGTGGCCTTCGCCACCGGAACCTCCGACTTCAACCGGAGCACCGTGTCCGGACACGACGTGGACGCCTGGACCTCCCGTGACGACGTGACCGCCGAACCCCTCGGAGTCTCCATGGTCCGCGGTGAAGTCACCGACAGCGACAGCACCACCGTGGACATGGCCACCTTCGGCACGGACCCCTCCGGTGCCCTGACCCCGGACATCACCGACGGCGCTCCCGCCACCCGACCCGGCGAGATCGTCGTGTCCTCGAAGCTGCTCGACGAGGGACTGTCCGTCGGTGACGAGATCACGGTCGACAACACCGACCTCACGGTACGGGTGGTGGGCGTGACCGGTGTGAGCTCCTACGGTCATGTCCCCGCCGCCTACACGTCCCTCGACACGTGGCGTCAGCTGCGCTACGGCACCGTCGACCTCGACGCCCGGCAACAGGGCACTGCCTCCGCGGTGGTCATCACCGAGGGTGATGCCCCGGACACCCTCGGCGGCACGGAGGTCCTCGACAGTTCCGCAATGCTCGAGGCGGCCCCCGGCTATGCCGGTGAGAAACTGACGATGAACTCCATCCTCGCCTTCCTCTACGTCATCGCCCCGCTGATCGTCGCCGCCTTCTTCGCCGTCTGGATCCTGCAGCGTCAGAACGTCTACGCACTGCAGCGTGCCCTCGGTGTCTCCCGTCTCCGCCTGGTCGGGGCGACCCTGGCCCAGGCCGCGATCGTCGTCACCGCGTCCACCGTCGTCGGTTCGGCAGTCGCCTACGGTCTCGGCGTCCTCCTCGGAGACGCCGTGCCCTTCGATCTCACGGCGACGTCCCTCGTGGCCACCACCCTCGCCGTCACCGCCGCGTCCCTTGTCGGCGCCGCCGCTACCCTGCGCTGGGTGGTCGCCGCCGACCCCATGACCATGCTGGGAGAATCACGATGA
- a CDS encoding ABC transporter ATP-binding protein gives MSTATPLTLRDITVEYRSGGDRLTVLDRVSATFPPGEMAAVVGPSGSGKSTLLGVSGLLRQPTSGTVSLGDDVVSDAPVRERDRIRRTRLGYVFQSGNLFPGLTVTDQVVAMAVIAGGKARRARPLAEELLAEVGLADQRSLRPDQLSGGQRQRVAIARALIHRPSVLLVDEPTAAVDRSRAGQLADLLHRVTAESGCVTVVATHDPEVVAAADRSLDLTEL, from the coding sequence ATGAGCACCGCAACACCCCTGACCCTGCGCGACATCACGGTGGAGTACCGCTCCGGCGGCGATCGTCTCACTGTCCTCGACCGGGTGAGCGCCACCTTCCCGCCCGGCGAGATGGCCGCTGTCGTCGGCCCGTCCGGCTCCGGCAAGTCCACCCTGCTCGGTGTCAGCGGACTGCTGCGGCAACCCACCTCCGGGACGGTCTCGCTCGGGGATGACGTCGTCTCCGACGCGCCGGTCCGTGAACGTGACAGGATCCGGCGCACCCGGCTGGGCTATGTCTTCCAGTCCGGCAACCTCTTCCCCGGACTGACCGTCACCGACCAGGTCGTCGCCATGGCGGTCATCGCCGGCGGGAAGGCCCGGCGCGCCCGACCGCTGGCTGAGGAGCTGCTCGCCGAGGTCGGCCTGGCCGATCAGCGGTCGCTGCGTCCTGACCAGCTCTCCGGTGGTCAGCGGCAACGCGTGGCCATCGCACGGGCACTGATCCACCGGCCGTCGGTGCTGCTCGTCGATGAGCCGACCGCCGCGGTGGACCGCAGCCGTGCCGGTCAGCTCGCCGACCTGCTGCACCGGGTCACCGCGGAATCAGGGTGCGTGACCGTGGTGGCCACGCACGACCCCGAGGTCGTCGCGGCCGCAGACCGGTCACTGGATCTCACCGAGCTGTAG
- a CDS encoding TetR/AcrR family transcriptional regulator, with protein MPKISADTLEEHRSKVMKDLLDGTERILLSHGSRRLTTAAVAAEAGIARNSIYRYVRSIDDLVEMVLTRGFEEWTAQVQAAADAAPDARSAVIAYVRSNLTQAFSGQHELQQALPASELTPSARERIGMMHRGIAAVLRNSVAGLDSPNPDLVASAVGALVDRAVTSSDSVDSPEDAARITAFTCAAAAAVVDADLTGATAVTDSSTPVSAAPDTPVDPA; from the coding sequence ATGCCGAAGATCAGCGCGGACACCCTCGAGGAGCACCGGTCGAAGGTGATGAAGGACCTGCTCGACGGCACGGAGCGGATCCTGCTCAGCCACGGCTCCCGCCGTCTCACCACCGCCGCGGTCGCCGCCGAGGCAGGCATCGCCCGCAACAGCATCTACCGCTACGTCCGCTCCATCGACGATCTCGTGGAGATGGTGCTCACCCGCGGATTCGAGGAATGGACCGCGCAGGTCCAGGCTGCCGCGGACGCCGCCCCGGACGCCCGGTCCGCGGTCATCGCCTATGTGCGCAGCAACCTGACGCAGGCGTTCTCCGGCCAGCACGAGCTCCAGCAGGCGCTGCCCGCCTCAGAGCTGACCCCTTCGGCGCGGGAACGGATCGGCATGATGCACCGGGGGATAGCGGCTGTCCTCCGCAACTCGGTCGCCGGACTGGACTCCCCCAACCCCGACCTCGTGGCGTCCGCCGTGGGTGCCCTCGTCGACCGTGCGGTGACGTCGTCGGACTCCGTGGACTCCCCGGAGGACGCCGCGCGCATCACCGCCTTCACCTGCGCAGCTGCCGCGGCAGTGGTGGACGCGGACCTGACCGGCGCCACCGCCGTCACCGACTCCTCCACCCCCGTCAGCGCTGCCCCCGACACCCCGGTCGACCCCGCCTGA
- a CDS encoding IS110 family transposase — MEDTTGYDVYLGLDVGKTAHHGCALLADGTRLYGKGLPQDEAHLTALFNELKEHGRVLLIVDQPNTIGALPVAVARATGCGVAYLPGLAMRKAADLYPGQAKTDPRDAFIIADTARTMPHTLRVVDRNDEVLSALKMLSGLDDDIARDCTRTINRLRSILVQIYPSLERVFAGEVLQRAFVLDLLIHYGGPTKLKKSGKARVLAWARNHAKKDPEALVDDIFQALGAQTVTVPGTGAAEIAIPMLATNIKSLKAQRESIAGQVEEMLDDFPLAEVLMSMPGVGIKTAANILLAVGDCSDFPDAAHLAAYAGIAPVTRRSGTSIRGEFPARSGNKRLKNALFRSAWVASNCHEASRAYYAKKRAEGKRHNAAVMCLARRRCNVIFAMLTRGEFFRELPARTPQEVPAA; from the coding sequence ATGGAAGACACCACCGGCTACGACGTCTACCTCGGACTCGACGTCGGCAAGACCGCCCACCACGGCTGCGCCCTACTCGCCGACGGCACCAGGCTCTACGGCAAAGGCCTGCCGCAGGACGAAGCCCACCTCACCGCCCTGTTCAACGAGCTCAAAGAGCACGGCCGTGTGCTGCTGATCGTCGACCAGCCCAACACCATCGGCGCCCTCCCGGTCGCCGTGGCCCGTGCCACCGGGTGCGGTGTCGCCTATCTGCCAGGCCTGGCGATGCGCAAGGCAGCCGACCTGTACCCCGGTCAGGCCAAGACCGATCCCCGCGACGCGTTCATCATCGCCGACACCGCCCGCACCATGCCGCATACTCTGCGGGTCGTCGACCGCAACGACGAGGTCCTGTCAGCACTCAAGATGCTGTCCGGCCTGGACGACGACATCGCCCGCGACTGCACTCGCACCATCAACCGGCTGCGCAGCATCCTGGTGCAGATCTACCCGTCACTGGAGCGCGTGTTCGCCGGCGAAGTCCTGCAACGTGCATTCGTACTGGACCTGCTGATCCACTACGGCGGCCCCACCAAGCTGAAGAAGTCGGGTAAGGCCCGGGTTCTGGCCTGGGCACGAAATCACGCTAAGAAGGACCCGGAAGCCCTGGTCGACGACATCTTCCAGGCCCTCGGAGCCCAGACCGTCACCGTACCCGGCACCGGGGCCGCCGAAATCGCGATACCGATGCTGGCCACCAACATCAAGTCGTTGAAGGCTCAACGTGAGTCCATCGCAGGGCAGGTCGAGGAGATGCTGGACGACTTCCCTCTTGCCGAGGTCTTGATGTCGATGCCGGGAGTCGGCATCAAGACCGCCGCAAACATCCTCCTGGCCGTCGGCGACTGTTCCGACTTCCCCGATGCCGCCCACCTGGCTGCTTACGCCGGGATCGCCCCGGTGACGAGACGCTCCGGCACGTCAATCAGGGGTGAGTTCCCGGCCAGGTCAGGTAACAAGAGGCTCAAGAATGCCCTGTTCCGATCTGCGTGGGTCGCATCGAACTGCCATGAGGCGTCCAGGGCGTACTACGCGAAGAAACGGGCCGAGGGTAAGCGGCACAATGCGGCGGTGATGTGTCTGGCCCGGCGACGGTGCAACGTCATCTTCGCGATGCTGACCCGCGGTGAGTTCTTCCGTGAGCTGCCGGCCCGCACCCCGCAGGAGGTCCCGGCTGCCTAG
- a CDS encoding DNA-formamidopyrimidine glycosylase family protein, with the protein MPEGDSVLQLSNRMQWMAGRTLTRSDIRVPRFATENLVGRTVTAVWPYGKHLFMDIGGRVLHTHLKMEGVWSIHVAGTRWRRPGHTARVVLRFAPQHPGGPEIEVVGHSLGFVRLFDRPDYGGVVAHLGPDILAPDFLDAAFGRDEALRRILARPERSIGAALLDQRNVAGIGNEYRAEVCFLGGVDPRRPVGSGADATATAAHLLDLSRRVMWENRLEPRRLFTGDRRPGMGNYVFGRAEKACRRCGSPIMKGFLGGVDADGDAGELERVIWWCPVCQTC; encoded by the coding sequence GTGCCCGAGGGCGATTCTGTCCTGCAGCTGTCGAACCGTATGCAGTGGATGGCCGGCCGCACCCTCACCCGCTCCGACATCCGCGTCCCCCGTTTCGCCACCGAGAATCTCGTGGGGCGGACCGTCACCGCCGTCTGGCCCTACGGGAAGCACCTGTTCATGGACATCGGCGGGCGCGTCCTGCACACCCACCTGAAGATGGAGGGCGTGTGGTCGATCCATGTCGCCGGCACCCGGTGGCGGCGTCCCGGCCACACCGCACGGGTCGTCCTCCGGTTCGCCCCGCAGCATCCCGGCGGCCCGGAGATCGAGGTCGTCGGGCACAGTCTCGGGTTCGTGCGGCTCTTCGACCGGCCGGACTACGGCGGGGTGGTCGCCCATCTCGGCCCCGACATCCTCGCCCCCGACTTCCTGGACGCCGCGTTCGGCCGTGATGAAGCGCTGCGCCGCATCCTGGCGCGACCGGAACGAAGTATCGGCGCCGCCCTGCTCGACCAGCGCAATGTCGCCGGGATCGGTAACGAGTACCGCGCGGAGGTGTGCTTCCTCGGCGGGGTCGACCCGCGGCGTCCGGTCGGATCGGGCGCGGACGCCACGGCGACCGCGGCGCACCTGCTGGACCTGTCGCGCCGGGTGATGTGGGAGAACCGGCTGGAACCGCGGCGGCTGTTCACGGGGGACCGGCGTCCGGGCATGGGAAACTACGTCTTCGGCCGCGCGGAGAAGGCCTGCCGACGCTGCGGCTCACCGATCATGAAGGGGTTCCTCGGAGGGGTGGACGCCGACGGGGACGCGGGGGAGCTGGAGCGCGTCATCTGGTGGTGTCCGGTCTGCCAGACGTGCTGA
- a CDS encoding DUF559 domain-containing protein, whose protein sequence is MGISRRATGRGPAYTRRTMPGTVPVTRAELAASGTVTDWELRTRYIPVAPGVVVPGIRKDHDPSAFGGFGADIVTRAWANHLIRPDAVIAGWPALAVHRLKQDWADSAPVHLLRGTTHSGRLRTSSAVRTPLRPVIRPLPDGLETCTPCPQFPEMRVVIPSVALAQCLWTVLTGRYGWWVHDIRGVTRTDVMAVQLIDAVAQCTWVSRDEIRPAAAGLVDRTTLERLLAMADDGAQSPMETTMRLIVRDLLPDPYRWTSQVRVDLLPDAATGWTSRTLPDLGCPELKIALYYDGGHHTEGAQTEVDFDQFHALRDLGWEVIRFNKEHLRDPEAMRARVARAIARAQARTARPGVRHPA, encoded by the coding sequence ATGGGGATCAGCAGACGCGCGACCGGCAGGGGACCGGCGTACACCCGGCGGACCATGCCGGGCACAGTGCCGGTGACCCGCGCAGAACTGGCGGCGTCCGGCACCGTGACGGACTGGGAGCTGCGGACCCGGTACATTCCGGTGGCGCCGGGAGTCGTCGTCCCCGGGATCAGGAAGGACCATGATCCGTCGGCGTTCGGCGGATTCGGCGCTGACATCGTGACAAGGGCGTGGGCGAACCATCTCATCCGGCCGGACGCCGTGATCGCCGGATGGCCGGCCTTGGCGGTGCACAGGCTGAAGCAGGACTGGGCCGATTCCGCACCGGTCCACCTGCTCCGGGGAACGACACACTCGGGTCGGCTCCGGACGTCGTCGGCGGTCCGCACACCGCTGCGTCCGGTCATCCGCCCGCTGCCCGACGGTCTGGAGACCTGCACACCGTGCCCACAGTTTCCGGAGATGCGGGTGGTCATCCCGTCGGTGGCTCTCGCGCAGTGTCTCTGGACCGTCCTGACCGGACGCTACGGCTGGTGGGTCCACGATATACGCGGTGTGACCAGGACAGATGTCATGGCGGTGCAGCTCATCGACGCTGTCGCACAGTGCACGTGGGTCTCGCGTGACGAGATCCGTCCGGCGGCGGCGGGACTGGTGGACCGGACGACCCTGGAACGGCTGCTGGCGATGGCGGATGACGGGGCGCAGTCGCCGATGGAGACCACGATGCGGCTGATCGTCCGGGACCTGCTGCCGGATCCGTACCGGTGGACATCACAGGTCCGGGTGGATCTTCTTCCGGACGCAGCTACCGGGTGGACATCGCGGACCCTGCCTGACCTGGGGTGCCCCGAGCTGAAGATCGCACTGTACTACGACGGAGGCCATCACACGGAGGGTGCTCAGACGGAAGTGGACTTCGACCAGTTCCATGCGCTGCGGGACCTGGGATGGGAGGTCATCCGGTTCAACAAGGAGCATCTGAGGGATCCGGA